AGGAAGCAAGGAAAGGCTTCTTTTGATATTTCTATAGACATAAAAATAGTAACCTTGGCGAATGTAGCCCAGCTGTTGGAGTTCAAACTCTCTTGTAGGTTCTACCAATTCTTGTGCCTTCGCATAATATTCATTGGATTTATTATTGACGCGGTCGAATGCTATGGAATAGCCATCCGCCATCAAACTGGTAATACGCCCACTTCAGAGGAATACTGCGTCTTTCGTCAGCAAGAATACGAACAGAATCCAAGCGTTTTTTAAGTGCAATGGTATCTGTCTTAAAATTAACATCGATATTAAGTACTTCCTCTAACTCCTTAAGAGCTTTGGATCGTTCGCTCTGCGCTTTCAAAGGAATATACACCCAAAAGAATAGAGTAAAGTTAATAGAAGTATGGTTAATTTGGTTGGTATAAAATTCATTTCCCTAAATTTCGGGAAAATTTAGATATAAAAGGAAAAATTAACCAATATGGATATTGGTTGAGGTTAATCTTAGTGGTCGATGTTTGCTAGCGCACGCCTCGACTACGCTCAACGACCGCCCGCTACAATATGCGCTGGGTGGACTTGTGCCTCAGACCATCTTCAGCAAAGCTAGCGCAAGTCTCCGACTTGTGTTTCATCCACTTATCTTTTTCAGATAATCAAAATATACTCCTTTTAAGTCCTTGACTCTGTTATATAAATCTTCTTTTTCAATATATCCTTTGGATAGTGCAATTTCTTCTAGGCAAGCTACTTTTAGGGAGGTTCTTTTCTCGATTGTTTTTATAAATTCCGTAGCTTCAGATAATGATTCATGAGTTCCCGTATCCAACCAAGCAAAGCCACGGCCTAATAGCTGAAGCTGAAGGTTATCTTGATTAAGATATTCTTGATTTACGGTGGTGATTTCTAATTCACCCCGGTCAGAGGGCTTTACATTCTTAGCAATTTCTACAACGGTGTTCGGGTAAAAGTACAAACCCACAATCGCGTAATTCGATTTTGGTTCTTTTGGCTTTTCCTCAATATCAGTGACACGTCCGGATTCATCAAATGCAGCAACTCCATATCTTTCTGGATCATCGACATAATAACCAAAAACTACAGCCTGTTTATTCTCTTCGACCTTTTTCTTGGCATCCAATAATTGTTGCTGAAGGCCTGCTCCATAGAATATATTGTCCCCCAATATCAAGCAGACATCATCGCTGCCAATAAATTCTTCCCCTATAATAAAAGCTTGTGCGAGTCCTTCAGGCGAGAGTTGCTCAGCATAGGAAATCGAAATTCCCAACTGACTGCCATCTCCAAATAAACGTTTGAAATTAGGTAAATCAACAGGTGTAGAAATAATGAGAACCTCTTGGATTCCTGACAACATTAATACCGATAAGGGGTAATAAATCATGGGTTTATCATATACCGGCAACAATTGCTTAGAAACAACCTGTGTCAATGGGTGCAACCTTGTCCCTGAACCACCTGCTAAAATTATTCCTTTCATAATATCTATCTATTGTTTTTATTGGTTAGCTTTCAACTTATCAAGCATCTTATTCAAGCTTTCTTTCCATTCCGGAACATCAACTTTAAAGGTATGTTTTACTTTCTCCTTGCTCAACAATGAATAATGTGGGCGCTTTGCTGGTGTAGGGTAACTAGCACTTGGAATTGGGTTCACCTTACAGTCTAGATCAGATTGATCTCTGATTTCTTTTGCAAAATCATACCAGCTGATTCTACCTTCATTGGAATAATGATAAATTCCAGCAACCCATTTTCCATTTTCTATGATATACTTTATCAGAATAGCCAGGTCATATGCATAAGTAGGGCTACCGATTTGATCTGAAACAACATTGATTTCATCCCCGCTGTTCATCAAGTTGAGCATGGTCTTGACAAAGTTTTTCCCAAATGTAGAATATACCCAAGCTGTTCTGATAATTATGGCATCATTGCAAAACTCTTGTACAGCCAATTCACCCTTTAATTTGGAAGCTCCATAGATATTAATTGGGTCCGTCGGTAGATCCTCACTTAAAGCTTCGTCTTTATTTCCCGGAAAAACATAATCCGTTGAGATATAGATCAACTTGACAGAATTTTTACCAGCATATTTGGCGATTTCCGATGTAGCAAGATGATTGACAACATTGGCAATATCAGGCTCCTGTTCCGCCAAATCAACAGCAGTATAGGCCGCTGAATGGATGATATAATCCGGTTGATAATGATTAAGGATTCCTTGAATTAGGTCAGGATTGGTTAGATCTAGATCTTTTCGCTCCAGAAAATACAATTCAAAGCGATAGTCAGAATACCAAATATCTTTTAGCTCAGAACCCAATTGGCCTGAACTTCCAGTAACCAATACTTTTTGCTTTTTCAATGTTAGTTAGTCTTTAGCTTTAATTGAGCAATAGCATCCTCAAAGGACGGCAATAACCTGTCTTTGTCAGATACCAAGAGGTTGTCAGTTGGCAATGACCAGTCAATATTCAGTTGACTGTCGTTGTAGATCACACCCCATTCCGCGTCTTTATTGTAAAGGTTATCGCATTTATAAGAAAACTCAGCAGTTTCGGATAATACAATAAAACCGTGCAAAAATCCTCTTGGCACAAAAAGTTGTCGTTTGTTTTCAGCGCTTAACAGGACTGCAACATGCTTACCAAATGTGTTTGAGTCCGGTCTAGCATCAACAGCAACATCCAGCACCTCACCTTGTAATACTCGCACCAACTTAGCCTGTGCAAATTCACCAGCCTGTGCATGCAGACCACGCAATACAGCTTTGGTCGAGAAACTTTGGTTATCCTGAACAAAATCCACGTCCAAACCAATAGCTTTCTTAAAAACAGACTTATTGTAACTCTCAAAAAAATAGCCTCTGCTATCACCAAATACTCGAGGCTCTAAAATGAAACAGTCCTTAAGACCAGTTTCTATTGCATTCATATTATGAATCTAATTAATTATCCTTTTTATTAACCCCTTCAAATTCTACCCCTAAATTTAACGTTTCTTAAAACACCATTCAAACCCAATTTCAATCAACCATTCCATTAAACTCTCTCCTTCTTTCCCTGTCTAATGTCTTATGTCTATTGTCTTATGTCTTTTTCACCCTCACATCTGATATCTACTCTCATAATACCTCTGATACTCTCCCGAACTCACCTGTTCCAGCCATTCTTGATTTTGCAAGAACCAATCAATGGTTTTCGACAGACCTTCCTCAAAAGTAACACTTGGCTCCCACCCTAGTTCATTCTTTATTTTTGTAGCATCGATTGCATATCTCAGGTCATGTCCTGGGCGGTCCATTACAAATTGTATCAATTTTTCAGATGTTCCGGCCTGGCGACCTAGTTTATCATCCATTTGCTTGCACAGTTCCTTTACCAAATCAATGTTTTTCCATTCATTGAACCCACCAATATTGTAGGAATCACCGTTTTTCCCTTGATGGAAAACTGTGTCTATAGCTCTCGCATGGTCAATTACAAATAACCAGTCACGTGTATATTTCCCGTCGCCATAAATTGGCAAGGGTCTATTGTTGATTATATTGAGTATACAGAGAGGAATAAGTTTTTCAGGAAAATGATTGGGGCCGTAGTTATTCGAACAGTTTGTAATCACAACGGGCAGACCATAGGTATCATGGTAGGCACGCACAAAATGATCTGAAGCAGCTTTTGAAGCGGAATAAGGCGAATGAGGATCATAACTGGTATCTTCCGTAAAAAACCCACTGTCGCCCAATGCTCCGAATACTTCATCTGTGGAAATATGGTGAAATCTCTTCCCTCCGAAATCGCTGTTCCAAAGTTTCTTTGCAGTATTCAATAGATTGACAGTTCCAATTACATTTGTGTTTACAAATGCCATAGGGTCGGTAATGGATCTGTCCACATGCGATTCTGCAGCAAGATGAATTACGGAGTCGGGTTGAAACTGTGTAAAAACATCTTCCAATGCGCCTTCATCGCGAATATCAGCTTTTACAAATGCATAATTGAGATGTCCTTCAATATCTACAAGATTCTCAAGGTTACCAGCATAGGTCAGTGCATCCAAATTAATAATCTTATAATCCGGATATTTTAGCACAAAATGCCTTACAACATGAGATCCAATAAATCCTGCTCCTCCTGTAATTAGAATTGTCTTATTCATTCCACAAAATAAACAAATAAAACTAGTTACTTAATAAGGTCTTTATTTCTTTAGCTAAAAATGTAGTTTTTACTTTATAGCTTCCCGCAATTCTGGAATATTTAATTTGGAAAAACATTTTGATAGAGCAGTTTTTAGAAATTCACCATGGACAACTTTTTTCTTGATGATTTGGACATTGGATTTTATATCTGCATATACTTGAGCAGTGATTTTTTCGAAAATCTCATCAATTTCAGATAAGCTTTGTATGGTAAAACCAATATTATTCTCTTCCACGAAATTTGCCATTGCCGATTCTTTCCAAACAATAACTGGTAAGCCTTGGGACAGATACATTGACAATTTATGGGGAGTTGAAAATTTTAAATATTGTTCAGCCAATCCGGTACATGTTTCTATACTACTCCCTTCCCAAACCAAACCAAACCAAACGAAAAACCACTGACGTCCATGGCAGGACTGCTTGGATTGAAAAAGCCCAAATATTCCATATTTTCTGGTAATTGCGTTTTGTTTCAAATTGATTCCATAAAGTTTTGCTTTGAAATTAGGCTTCCATTTATAGAGGAATTCTGCTTTTTCCGGGGTTAGGTTTCCTTCGAAAATAATATTCTTTTCAAAAACTTCATTACTAGCCGTGATCACTTGATAATTTGTATCGAGCCGGAAATCGAAAAGGTCTAAATTAACGACCTTAGCAGGATTTATTCGGTTACTTATGAGCCATTTTGACATTTCCGCATTCTGAGAAATCACGATATCTGCAAAGTCCAGATATTTAATTTCATATTCAGGATCGATTTGCCCAATCCTTCGGATCGAATCTAAATCAATGATCATCATGATGATGCGAATCCCTCTTTTGATTTTCGCACTATAAAGACTGTTGTATACAGCTTTAGCTACGTTAAACAAACTTTCAAAGGAATAAAAACCAAAACCACATCATTAGCGTCTAGTTCTGCAATATATTTTTTGAAGGTTAGGTAATTGTAATAATTTGCATATCGCCTGGAAAGGATTCTCCTGATTCTATATTTCGAATCCATTAAATTGACCTTGTAAAAATTATAGGTATTGGAAGTTGGAATATCTGATTTTATGATTTCGTAAACATCATATTTTGCTTTAAAGCCGGCATGGAAATCTTTATAATATAGATCGTTGATAACGTGGAATCTCAAGTTTTATGTGAACTCGCTAATAAAAGGTTACATGTATTTTAATTATGCAAATGTATTTAAAATAAGCTCATAGAACTGCATAATACCTTATTATTCAAAATTTTACACAACAATAAAATTCATTATTTACGAGATAAAATTATAGAAATTTTCGGAAAGCTAGTGGATTCTAAAATTAAAATTTATCTATTTTAGGTATTTTAGGGTCGATAGCCGTTGGTTGCGTTGGTTAACCTGAGTCGAAAGCAGGAACCGAAGAGTTGTCCCTATCCTTCGACTACTCGGGGACCGGGAATCAAAGGTGGTATCTGCCCTTCGAATGCTTAGGGCCCCCCTTCGGTGGTTTCGGCTCCAATAAGCCGCCGAAGGGCAGCAACAGGCGCTAGCCCGACTTATGCTGCGCTTTCTTATATATTATGCCGTTTTTTTTTCGCTTTTTGATTCTATCAATTTGGAGTTTTTGATAGGGCATCCTTTCAATAATTCTTGGACATCATATTTTGAAACCACGGCTTTTAGGGCTTCTAGGTGTCTTGTATGGTGCATATCAGTGCCTACAAAATCGTACATTCCAGCACGGATCAATGTCAAAGCGCATGTTTTAACATTCTCGCCATAGTACTTGCTGATGGACAACAGGTTCAACTGCAGGTAACAGCCGGCACTTTTTATTTCTTCGAAAATCTTGAAGTTGTTATGGTAGTAATTGTATCGTTCTGGGTGGGCTAGGATGGGTTGGTACCCGCGGTCTTGGATGTCTTTAATAATATTGAAAAGAGCTTTCGACTCCGAAAGGTATGACATCTCGATCAACATATATTTATCGTCGATCAAGCATAACTTGTCGGTTTCTATCCATTGGTCGATCTGGTCATCGATCATATACTCAGCACTGTAGTTGAGCTTGAAGTCGATGGCATTTGACTTGAGGTAATCGTTCAGTTTGCCATGAGCCACCTTGATAGTTTCAGGCGTATTGTTGTGTACACCGGCCATAACATGGGGCGTAGAAACACTGTTGTGAATGCCCAGTTCCTTAAGGCCATTGATCAATTTAATGGATTCCTCCACGTCAGGGCTACCGTCATCGATTCCTGGAAGGATATGATTGTGTATATCCCATCCGACCCAATTCAGTCGATTTTTGTACGAAGGTTCTGCCTTCTTGTTGCCCCCAAATAAATTACTCCAAAATCCCATTTTCTCAATTATTTAGTTGTTTGGTAATAGGTAATATCTGTTTTATTAGATGTTCTGTTTGTCAATAAGGTTTAATTAATACGTCAAAAATGAACCTTATGCTACAAAAATTTTAAATCAGCCCCGAATTATCTTTCTCAAGTTGTTCGTAAACGGCCTTAACATCCTGTGCTCTGTTCCTATCCAAAACCAATACCGCATCATCCGTACTCACTAACATACAGTTAGTTAAGCCTACAAATACAGTATGCTTGTTAGTACCTACAACAATATTGCCATTTTCATCTACAGGATGTCCCTTGCCCTTAAAATATTCGAACAACGAGTCAAATGCCCCCATATCTGACCATTCGAATCTCGCCTGAACCACTTTTATCAAGTCACTTCTTTCCATGACCGCATAGTCAATGCTCTTGGAAGGGATCAGCTTAGAATGTTCTTCATCCAATACCAGGTCCTCAGCGTATTCAAATGCTACTTCCGCTGCATTGTACAGCTTGGGTTCGAACCGCATCAATTCTTCCAGGTAAACACCTGCCTTGAAGCAGAAGATCCCGGAATTCCACAGAAAGTTTCCTTTCTTCAGGAAGTCCCGTGCGGTGTCCTCATTGGGTTTCTCACGAAATGAAAGTACGGTATTTCCTTCGTGCTCGATATATCCGTAACCCGTCTCCGGCCTGGTCGGTACGATACCGAAAGTCGCAATGAATCCCTCTTGCGCGTACATGATGCCCTGGTTGATGGCTTCCCTGTAGTTTTTCATGCCTTCGATCAGGTGATCTGAAGGAGTTACGATCAGAATATCGTCCGGATCGGCATGAAATGCCGCAAATGCAATTGCTGCTGCCGTGTTGCGCGGTGCAGCCTCAGCGATAATATCATAGCTCACGGGCTTTAAATATGGCTCTGCGATAGTCTTGTTCTGGGTCGAGCCCACTAGGATCACTTTGGATGCTATCTCTTGGTTTCTGGCAATGGTTAGCTCAAAAAGAGTTTTTCCCTCGAAGATTGGAAGGTATTGCTTTGGCTTGGATTTGCGTGAAAGGGGCCATAAGCGAGAACCCACCCCCCCAGAAAGTATTACATTAATTATTTTTCCCATAATTATCCTAGTTTTTTCATTTCAATGGCATCATCAACTCTTAGGTACAGCTCTGCTGTCGCCCTAGCGTCTGAAAGTGCATCGTGGTGCTTCAGCTCAACGCCCATCAGCTCACAGCAGATACTCAATTTAGTACGCTCAAACCCCAGTGACCTGTAAATCCTGCTCGTACAGTCCCAAATTGTGTCAAGGCCAAGATCCTCGTAGCAAAGGTCGTAGAATTCCATGGTTTCCTTCAGGACCGAACGGTCCAGAAGTTCATCGTGGGCCACCATATGCTTGCAAACCAAAATGTCCCTGATGCTTGGAAACAACTCAATAAATGTCGGTGCCGAAACCGTATGTTTCGGCTTGATGCCATGGACACGTGAAGTTTGCCACATGTATCTGTTCTGGGGCGGTTGCACCAGACTGTAAAATTCATTGACAATGTCCCCATCAACAACCTCGACAATCCCGACAGCGCAAACGCTGCTGTATTTCGCAGTAGCTAATTCAAAGTCTATAGCGGTAAATGTTTTCGACATCTTTATGTTAAAAAAAATTAGACTCAATAACCATACTTACCTTTCCACCTTTCTCGCAGGGAAATCCTAAGCTTGTCTTCCGCCGGGTTCTTGCCCGGCTCATATAACTTCTCAGAGGCCAGTTCTGAGGGCATATACTCCTGTTCAACGAAGTTCCCTGCATAAACATGGGCATACATATATTCCGTGCCATAGTCCAGTTCCTTCATTAATTTTGTCGGCGCATTCCGCAAATGTAACGGAACCGAAAGGTTGCCGGTCCTCTTCACCATGGCCTGAGCTTTGTTGATCGCCTCGTATGAGGCGTTGCTCTTAGCTGAACAAGCCAGATAGACAACTGTTTGCGACAAAATTATGCGCGACTCCGGCCAACCTATGACATTGACTGCCTGAAAGCAATTGTTCGCCAACAGAAGTGCGTTGGGATTTGCATTCCCAACATCCTCCGAAGCGAGGATCAACAGCCTCCGAGCAATAAATTTTGGATCCTCTCCTCCCTCGATCATCCTTGCCAGCCAATAGACCGCAGCATTAGGGTCAGAACCACGAATGGACTTGATAAATGCTGAGATGATATCATAATGATGCTCGCCTGATTTGTCATATCGAATGCGGTTCTGCTGCACATGTTTGGCTACAAACTCATTAGTGATCTCGTGTTTGCCGTGTGAGGCGGCCTGAGTTACCAGTTCCAAGATGTTAAGCAGCTTCCGGGCATCTCCTCCCGAGAGCTGAAGCAGGGCTTCATATTCCTTGACCTGAACGTTCTCTTCCTTCAAGTATTCATCCTGCGTCAAGGCCTGGTCCACAATCTCTACCAGCTCATCCTTGCTCAGTTCTTTCAGAACATACACCTGACAGCGGGAGAGCAGAGCGGATATAACCTCAAAGGAAGGGTTTTCCGTAGTAGCACCGATCAAAGTCACGGTCCCTCTTTCAACCGCACCCAAACAATGAATCCTGTTGGGATTTAGAAAACCTATGGATCTCATCGATAAACAAGATCGGCTGTTTCCTGATTGAACTGCCGCATCTGTTCTGCTTTTTCGATCACCTCACGGACCTCCTTGACCCCGGATTGTATGGCGCTCAAGCTATAATAGGGGCGGTCCAGGGATTTCGCGATCAAGAGCGCCAGTGTAGTCTTACCTACTCCTGGGGGGTCCCCAGAAGATCATGGACGGAACGGACTTCCGTTCTATGGCATTCCACAGCACGGCACCCTCACCGACAATATGCTGTTGACCAAATATATTCTGTAAGATTATTGGGACGCATCCGCTCAGCCAAAGGTATTTGTGTTGCCATAATTCACAAAGCTATCGAATTTTCATAGTAAAGGCAACGTAAAAAGTATATAGTAATATGAATGTGGCAATATGTCTATGAGCCTTAATAGTTGTTTCTTGTTTCCCCTTACTTATAACTTCCTGCCTATGGCTAACTGTGAAAAAAATCTTTCCTTAGCCACTCCACTAACAGTACGTTAGTACCTTCCACCACCTTTTCAGCATCCTGCAGGATATAAGCAAAAGTGGCGCCAGAAGCCGATCCCAGAGCTCTCCTGGGTTGTCTCAAAGGGTGCCAGAAAAGTATTTCTACTAACAGCGACGGCACTTTTTAACAATGTAGAAAAAAGAAGACCCGGTACTTTCCCTGCACCGGGTCTGAAATAAACTAAATAAATAAAACACTTTCCCGTGCGAGACAATTCCCACCAGATCACCCACCTCATAAATAACAAATATATTCAATGGTATTTCGGTCCCACGGGCAACAATATAGCAATTTTTTGAAGATCCTAAAAAAATGTGGAGATCTCCATGAGATCGGCATCAAAACCAACTCAACTAATTCCTTACCAAACATTACTCCACGGGCAAAAATTTTAAAAGCAACATCTGTATCTAGTGATTCCCTGGCCTGAGGATGTCCCGAATGCACCGAACAATAGGATAAAATCACCCCTACACTCCCTACAGCGAAAGGAAGGTGAACGACCAATCTGGGCAAAGTCTGTCAGGATGACTCCATGCCTGCGCCAAATCTACCAATCAATTGGCTGAAAATCCATTTGAGGAACCGCTCGCCTTTTTGCACACATAAAGTTTGCTTGGTGATTGACACAATAATAACTGCTTAAACCAACAAAAGGAAACATTCAGCCACAAATTATACAGTAGCCATTCACCGCAAAGAGCCAAAGCGAGAACAGGACAGGGCAAGAGCGGCGGGGTTTCGCAGGCCGCAAATGAGCGGAGGGATTGCAGGATTTACATTAATGTCACTTGTGTCTCTCATGTTTCAATTCCTTTAAAACAACAAGAATTTTAATTCTCTTTGGTTGCGAAATAGGAACTGCTTTTCTTGGTCTGTAAATATGTGTTTTACTATTGAAACTGTAACGTGGATTATAAAAAATCGAGGTTATGTTAGCCTATAAACAACTATAGTATTCTATTACTTTATTTGCATTAGGCACTCAAAATATCACAAACAGGGCTTTAATAACAAGTATGCCGTTAATTCACTGGTAATTGATGGGTTGAAATAATCTAAAAGAGACAGCCTGATTTCATTACGCACTATTTTGAAATTAAATACGCCACTTTCGTAATTGCCATTATCCTTGTTGATGTGATTGTGATATAATAGTTTGCTATTGTCATGAAATGCTCCGAACATTTCACCATCCTTAACGTATTTATTTGAATATTAGCAAAAAATCAGGTTTTCTTGTTGGTCTAACACAAACTTTGTTCCAATGGGGAATAACGGATTTTTTTCCGAAGGTGCATCTATAACAAAACATTTGCCGTCGATTCCGAGTTGTGAACTAGTCCCATTACCCATCAGAAATTTGGCCATTCTATAATATGTAAGCAGTTGACCGTTCTATACAGGAATGCTATCAATCTTAAAGGTAAGATAACTTAGGCCCTCGTAAAAACGTTTTGCAAAAAGTGAGGAATGTAGTTCAATGAAAGAGTGTTTATTTCGAACGGCGATACCTTCCAGTTTTTCCATGAGCAATCTGACGTATCCCTTGACCTGGCAGGACGGTTCTACAAACAATCGCTTGACATGCCGCAATTAAAGTTGCCGTCCCAACTATCTTCCCTTCTTCCCTGAGTACTATAATTGGGTGGTCCTTGCTTTCTTGGAGAATATCCTTTTTGCCGAGATAAGAAAGGAAAAAGTCGATGGCCTCCCGTGCATATATACCTTTTATAGCTATGTTCTACAGTGGCACCAATAAATAAATGAAGCTCATTCAGGTCAAGTTCTGAAAAGAACGATAGTTCAATATTTGCATTCGTCATATCTATTTCAATTTATTGTTATTAAGAGATGCTACTTAAATAAACTCCCTTGGAATTGCTTTTTTGCGTTATGCAACGCTTTAAAGAAAATGAATCCATAAACTTTGATGTTCATTCCTACCGCATATCTACATTGGATCTGTTTCGCCCGCTCTTACAAAACCGAACCTTTTTTGTAATAGTCTAATGCTTTTCCATCTGAATTATCGTTCGTTTTTCTAAAATTTCCGGGGTGGAGGGAATAGAAGTCGGCAAACTCATCTTCATCGATCCGGTACAGGGTATTGAGGAAATGGCCATCCGAGGGTCCCTTCCGCCAGAACAGCGGCCTGCCGATATCACATCGGTGCACTTTGCCAGAACTTGGACTGGTACTGAAACAGGACACCTCTTTCATTTTCTTGTCTATTGGTAAACATACAAATATACCCATTTGGGCTTGGCGAAACGAAAAGTATAGACGCACAAGGTATTGAAGAATTTCGGCCAAATAGCGGCCATTTTAATATTTCGAACCAAATCATATTTGCTTCCCATGCCTTTAGTCCAAGATTGTTGGATTAACTCTTTATCTACCAAATCGCTAAGTTCTCAGGTCGCCAGGGTCTTGCCGATATTATTGATATACTGATAAGATGCGTTGGATATTTTTCCATGTTCCTTTATGTGTATATAGCCTTTACCTGTCTTTCATTGATTTCCAACTTATGCAGATATTCTTCCGTATAGATATCTTTAAGGAAAACGACACTAAGTCCCCCTTGATTTTCCTCGATTGCGGGTTCAGGTAGCCCCGCTTCTTTACACCTTTGATAATATCATTGGTACCACGTCCCCAGGCCTCTACATACCCGGCCTTGAAAACACTCAGGCAATATTCCTGTTCAATGATAAAAGGAGTGTTTCTGCTTCAATTCTTCCACGGTCAGTTCTTCCGGAAAGGTCACCGGGTTCCACAAGTGCAGGCGGTCATCATAGACACACAGAAATATCCATGTACTTGAATAATCCTTATGGACAATGGCGTTCACAACTGCCTCACATAGTGCTGGTTCGGGATATCCCAACGGTTCCATACGTTCGAGACCTTTCATACGAGATCGGACGGATAAGATAGCGGTCTTTGAGTTTATCCATCATTTTCGACCATCGTCAATAGGTTGGTCTCGATAATATCCTGAAAAAGAAGGTGGCTCGAGCTCTTGCCAAACCGCCCTACCTTCAAGCTAGTTGTCGGTGAAAGTGCATAGGACTGTTTACCAAAAAGCAATAGGCCGGCATTAGCTCAGTTCGCCGTCTTTGGTAAGCAGGTTCAGTCGTTTCATCAGCAACAGGGTGACTCCTCCTTGGCGGCAGGTGCCGGGATACGGTCCTTTACTGATAGCCTTTTTTAAAAACGACCGTACTGTTTCTGCATCCAGATCATTAGCCGCGGCACCGGGAACGGAGATAGCTTCCCAACTCTTGCCTCTCCTATATTTATTTGTATAATATAATCTAAGTGAAGAAGAGCGAGAGCAGATTTTGCTTTAAATAGCCTTATGGTATATTCAAGAAAAGAGACTGCCTCCTCTTCTTTAAACTTTTTAGAATCTGAACAGAATGCAAGGAATTTGCTCCATTATTATGAGTCTTATAGCCAGTATATCCAATCTGGAAAAAAGATGAAGAAAGGTTTTTCACTTACCTAAACCATATAAGATGAAGGTATTAGTAAGCAGACAGTAGGAATTGATGTTGCACAAAATGAATTAGTTGTATCGCTTGGTAGAATGGATGAACAGATCAGCATAGAAGTCTATGCCTACAAAGTATTTCCCAATACTAAAAAAGGGTTTTCAAGTCTTGTCGCGTGGGTAAATAAACAGACATCAAGTAGACAGAAGTACGGTATGTAATGGAAGCAACAAGGAGTTTACCATGAATCCTTAGCCTACTATCTTTACAGTATTCGAAAACATGTCAGCATCGTTTTGCCAAACAAGATCAGTAATTATGCAAAAACACTTGACATAAAAACCATTACTGATAAGAGCGCTTCACAAGCGATTGCTAGATTTGGTTTGGAAAGGCATTGGAAGTGTGGCAACCTCCTTTAAAATATTTAATGATTTGAGACAGCTTTG
The Sphingobacterium daejeonense genome window above contains:
- the rfbD gene encoding dTDP-4-dehydrorhamnose reductase; the encoded protein is MKKQKVLVTGSSGQLGSELKDIWYSDYRFELYFLERKDLDLTNPDLIQGILNHYQPDYIIHSAAYTAVDLAEQEPDIANVVNHLATSEIAKYAGKNSVKLIYISTDYVFPGNKDEALSEDLPTDPINIYGASKLKGELAVQEFCNDAIIIRTAWVYSTFGKNFVKTMLNLMNSGDEINVVSDQIGSPTYAYDLAILIKYIIENGKWVAGIYHYSNEGRISWYDFAKEIRDQSDLDCKVNPIPSASYPTPAKRPHYSLLSKEKVKHTFKVDVPEWKESLNKMLDKLKANQ
- a CDS encoding exonuclease domain-containing protein, which codes for MSKTFTAIDFELATAKYSSVCAVGIVEVVDGDIVNEFYSLVQPPQNRYMWQTSRVHGIKPKHTVSAPTFIELFPSIRDILVCKHMVAHDELLDRSVLKETMEFYDLCYEDLGLDTIWDCTSRIYRSLGFERTKLSICCELMGVELKHHDALSDARATAELYLRVDDAIEMKKLG
- a CDS encoding mannose-1-phosphate guanylyltransferase translates to MGKIINVILSGGVGSRLWPLSRKSKPKQYLPIFEGKTLFELTIARNQEIASKVILVGSTQNKTIAEPYLKPVSYDIIAEAAPRNTAAAIAFAAFHADPDDILIVTPSDHLIEGMKNYREAINQGIMYAQEGFIATFGIVPTRPETGYGYIEHEGNTVLSFREKPNEDTARDFLKKGNFLWNSGIFCFKAGVYLEELMRFEPKLYNAAEVAFEYAEDLVLDEEHSKLIPSKSIDYAVMERSDLIKVVQARFEWSDMGAFDSLFEYFKGKGHPVDENGNIVVGTNKHTVFVGLTNCMLVSTDDAVLVLDRNRAQDVKAVYEQLEKDNSGLI
- the rfbB gene encoding dTDP-glucose 4,6-dehydratase, translated to MNKTILITGGAGFIGSHVVRHFVLKYPDYKIINLDALTYAGNLENLVDIEGHLNYAFVKADIRDEGALEDVFTQFQPDSVIHLAAESHVDRSITDPMAFVNTNVIGTVNLLNTAKKLWNSDFGGKRFHHISTDEVFGALGDSGFFTEDTSYDPHSPYSASKAASDHFVRAYHDTYGLPVVITNCSNNYGPNHFPEKLIPLCILNIINNRPLPIYGDGKYTRDWLFVIDHARAIDTVFHQGKNGDSYNIGGFNEWKNIDLVKELCKQMDDKLGRQAGTSEKLIQFVMDRPGHDLRYAIDATKIKNELGWEPSVTFEEGLSKTIDWFLQNQEWLEQVSSGEYQRYYESRYQM
- a CDS encoding tyrosine-protein phosphatase — protein: MGFWSNLFGGNKKAEPSYKNRLNWVGWDIHNHILPGIDDGSPDVEESIKLINGLKELGIHNSVSTPHVMAGVHNNTPETIKVAHGKLNDYLKSNAIDFKLNYSAEYMIDDQIDQWIETDKLCLIDDKYMLIEMSYLSESKALFNIIKDIQDRGYQPILAHPERYNYYHNNFKIFEEIKSAGCYLQLNLLSISKYYGENVKTCALTLIRAGMYDFVGTDMHHTRHLEALKAVVSKYDVQELLKGCPIKNSKLIESKSEKKTA
- the rfbA gene encoding glucose-1-phosphate thymidylyltransferase RfbA, with amino-acid sequence MKGIILAGGSGTRLHPLTQVVSKQLLPVYDKPMIYYPLSVLMLSGIQEVLIISTPVDLPNFKRLFGDGSQLGISISYAEQLSPEGLAQAFIIGEEFIGSDDVCLILGDNIFYGAGLQQQLLDAKKKVEENKQAVVFGYYVDDPERYGVAAFDESGRVTDIEEKPKEPKSNYAIVGLYFYPNTVVEIAKNVKPSDRGELEITTVNQEYLNQDNLQLQLLGRGFAWLDTGTHESLSEATEFIKTIEKRTSLKVACLEEIALSKGYIEKEDLYNRVKDLKGVYFDYLKKISG
- the rfbC gene encoding dTDP-4-dehydrorhamnose 3,5-epimerase — its product is MNAIETGLKDCFILEPRVFGDSRGYFFESYNKSVFKKAIGLDVDFVQDNQSFSTKAVLRGLHAQAGEFAQAKLVRVLQGEVLDVAVDARPDSNTFGKHVAVLLSAENKRQLFVPRGFLHGFIVLSETAEFSYKCDNLYNKDAEWGVIYNDSQLNIDWSLPTDNLLVSDKDRLLPSFEDAIAQLKLKTN